In Mustela erminea isolate mMusErm1 chromosome 7, mMusErm1.Pri, whole genome shotgun sequence, the genomic stretch TATGAGGATAGACTTACCATTGATAGTAGCATCGTCAAGTTGATCTAGAAAAggtgaattttcaaaaatttaaacgTGTGCTTATGCAGTGTCTCCGTAGACTGTTCATTTCCCTTTTAGGAATCCATGGCACTTAGAAAATTTTACAAATCGTAAAATTAATAggattttgctttgattttttcaTTGCTTAGATTTTCATCACCAGTGGTTTTCATAGCAAGCTAAACTCAAGAAAGATCTGTCAGCTTACATATATCAAttgcttattcattcaacaacatTCATTAAGTCCCCACACGGTACTGGACACTGTAAGGACCACGTGGAGGGCAGGAACAGACGTAGTCATTAGCTTTGGAgagctcatggtcccagggaaCTATTATTGACCGGTATGCCTCAGTTAAGAAATctgtgatttgaaaaaaaaaaaaaaagaaaaaaaaaaaagatgacaaagggATTTGAAACCTTTGCTTTCATATCAAAAGTGTTAACTCTGCAGCTCAGCTGTGAGATTTGATTATCTGGTATTTCTGGGTTCCACCTCTACTatggcttaaaagaaaaaaaaggtaaaaagactgTCACTTATTTGGGCAGGGATGTAATGGGTAAACCTAGTAGGACATCCTAGAGCAGGGATTCCTCCTTCCACAGACTCCTCCACGCAGGGATCCATGAATAGACTTTAGATGGTCCATGAActtggatgggaaaaaaaattacatcttcatTTTCACTAGCCTGTATTTAAATTGGGCGTGTCCTTCTATTACGAAAATTGGCAGCTGATCTATGAGTAGGGCATATGAACTTGCTGCCAGCAGAAATCACAGATCTTTTCGTAACAGTTGTTAGAGATCGATCAATATATCATTTAGGCTCTTTTCTAGTTAGAAATCATTATAGTTACAGATCCTCCACTAGATCTTATTTAATGCATTCATAAAGCACACCGAGGGACACGGGGCTGCCTCAGTTACTGGgtggagcatccaactcttgatcttatgatcataagttcgagccccatgttgggtgtagagattactttaaaaaaaaaaaaagactttagtaaaacaaacacattgttatattgtgaattttttcctttaattttctatataattCTTTCATTAGGCTTGGTTTCTTTTGCattcatattgatttttatttagtttgctttttgtatttaaaCATTATTCTAAGAAAGGGTCCATGGGCTTCTCTAAACGCCAAAAAGGAATTGCTGGAGTCAAAGAGGTTAAGAAAAAGATTCCAAGGCCAAAAGTCAGCGAACTTTCTGTAAAAGGCCAAATAGCAAAGGGTTTGGCCTTTACAAGCAATACAGTCTCTGTCACAATTGCTCACCTCCACCTTTGTAGCACAAAACAACCATAAGCAACATGTGAACATGTTGGTGTGGGGCTagattccaataaaactttatttataaaacatcagGCAGTGGACCACATCTGGCCCACAGGCTATAGCTTACCATTCCTTGTTCTAGAACTTCCTATGCATGATCTTGGTGGTCTTTAGTCATACAAAGCATGGTTTAGGTTTGAGCTTCTCAGTCTTCTAGAAGTTTGTCAAATTTGCTCCCTGCCATCTTTACTTACTTGCATTTATTAAGCAGCTTATGATGATGTTTTAGACCTTATGCCAAAAAGGCCAGAACACGAGCCCATCTTTGAGCTTATGGCCTAAGAAAGCGAGCATCAGTCACATGCACAGATAATTACCCAGCATCTAGGAATACCAGCTTTGGAGCCAGCCTGGGTTGGAAGGAATCCAAGCCCTGCTACGCACTACTGGGTGACCATGAACAAGCTGATGTAGTCTCTCTAGGCCTCATTTGTGCAGTAGTGCTAAGAATAATACCCATAataggggcgtctgagtggctcagtgggttaaagcctctgccttcggctcaggtcatgatctcagggtcctgggatcgagccccacatcgggctctctgcttggcagggagcctgcttccccctttctctgtctgcctctctgcctacttgtgatctctgtctgtcaaacaaataaataaaatcttaaaaaaaaaaaaaagaagaagaagaataccgATAATAGTACCCATCTCATGGGAATGTTGGGATCATCAAATGAGACCACTCTTGTGACCTTGTAACGTGCTCAGCAGAGCACCTACCATCTTGGAAACAACGGAAGAATGTTAGCTGCTACTTTGTTTGCTTCAGCAATACTGGAATGGGCAGGGTCACCAATTTGCTTGAACTCTCAGTGCCGTAGGTGATTCGGATTTGCCATTCATTGAGGAAACAAATTTGGAGTGTCGTGTGCATTCAGATGTTTGCAATTTCACTTTCTCTGCTCATCTTTCAGCGaccatgaattaaaaaaaaaaaaaaatcaagcagctGGATTTCGTAACTTCACAAGAACGCAGCTGGCAATGTGGGATAAATAAATTTTGCGCAATAAACACGTCTTTATTAATAAAACTCTGCATGAAGCATAAGCTGGGCGTTTCAATCGCTTTATAAAAGACTGTTCTGATGAGGGAGCATGGAGCGGACGGTTTCCAAAATGTGTCCTCGAGTCTGTTACAACATGTAACTCAATCAGAATCAACGGATTATGCAAAATTTACACAACTGGGAACCATTAACTAGCAGAGCAGGCACAGTAGCAAAATTGAACCATAGCTTGGTCGTTTTAAAGAACATAAGTGTGTTCACAAACACTATTTTATTTGGGACCATTAAATAGCTCTTTTCAATCTCCTCTTTTTCTTGTGGGTTTTTATAAGGGTGCTGGTGGTTTaggtttggggaaagaaaagaagccccgccccccacacaccccccccttttttttctcccaggggCTGCTAGCAGCTGCGGTGGGAAAGGCTCCACTCGCCTGCCTTGGTATAAGCGATTGTCTGGTGTGTGCTTCGGGGGGATCCGCTGTGGTTGTTGCCTGCCTGTTCTTATCGAAACTCACCTTGTGTTGACAGGGGACGCCCCCTTCCAGTGCTGGCTCTGTAGCGCCAAGTTCAAAATCAGCTCGGACTTGAAAAGGCACATGCGCGTGCACTCGGGGGAGAAGCCTTTCAAGTGCGAGTTCTGCAATGTCCGCTGCACCATGAAGGGCAACCTCAAGTCGCACATCCGCATCAAGCACAGCGGGAATAACTTCAAGTGTCCGCACTGCGACTTCCTGGGTGACAGCAAAGCCACCCTCCGGAAGCACAGCCGGGCGCACCAGTCGGAGCATCCCGAGAAGTGCTCCGAGTGCAGCTACTCGTGCTCCAGCAAGGCCGCGCTGCGCGTGCACGAGCGCATCCACTGCACCGACCGCCCCTTCAAGTGTCACTACTGCAGCTTCGACACCAAGCAGCCCAGCAACCTCAGCAAGCACATGAAGAAGTTCCACGGGGACATGGTGAAGAGCGAGGCCGCGGAGAGGAAAGACGTGGGCCGACAGAGTGGCCGGCAGGTGGCCAAGCTGGACGCCAAGAAGACTTTCCACTGTGACATATGCGACGCCTCGTTCATGCGCGAGGACTCGCTCCGCAGCCACAAGAGGCAGCACAGTGAGTACAATGAGAATAAGAACTCGGACGTGACGGTCCTGCAGTTCCAGATAGATCCCAGCAAGCAGCCGGCCGCGCCCCTCACCGTGGGCCACCTGCAGGTGCCCCTCCAGCCCAGCCAAGTGCCCCCGTTCAGCGAGGGGCGAGTCAAAATCATCGTGGGGCACCAAGTGCCACAGGCCAACACCATCATCCAGGCGGCGGCCACCGCGGTGAACATCGTACCCCCCGCCTTGGTGGCGCAGAACGCCGAGGAGCTCCCCGGGAACAGCCGGCTGCAGATCCTGCGCCAGGTCAATCTGATCGCCCCTCCTCAGCCCTCGGGGTGTCCCAGCGAGGCGGGCGCGATGAGCCAGCCCGCGGTCCTGCTGACCACTCACGACCAGGCCGACGGCGCCACTCTGCACCAGACTCTCATCCCCACCACCCCCGGCAGCCCCCAGGAAGGCTCCGGCAACCAGACTTTCATCACCAGTTCGGGAATCACGTGCACGGACTTTGAAGGCCTTAATGCCTTGATTCAGGAGGGGACGGCTGAAGTGACCGTGGTGAGTGACGGAGGGCAGAACATCGCGGTGGCCACCACGGCGCCGCctatcttctcctcctcctcccaacaAGAACTGCCCAAGCAGACTTACTCCATCATTCAAGGGGGAGCCCACCCGGCCTTGCTCTGTCCGGCGGATTCCATACCAGATTAGTacctaaaaaccaaaagaaagggggaaatggagTGACAAAAACACGAAGTCCTAAATAGAGTTCTGTGAGAGGTTTGCTCTTAATGTTTTTAAGGGTTGTTGTGAAACCCCTCCCCTCGTAATAAATTGTAATTTTATACTGcttactataattttttaaatgcttgtgaTCATGTTGAGACCACCTCTGAGTCGCCGTGTTCGGAGTGTTCTGACCGTTGGCTGTTGCCAAGATGATTCCAGTCAGGGGTTGGAATTCAAGGCCGTCAGTAGTGAATACGTTTTTTTGTCCGGCTTGATTTCCCAGTTCTGAGAAGGGTTTTTTCCAATCTCATTAAAGTtgtgtgggggatgggagacTTCGCAGCCTCTCTGAAGTCATCGCTCTGAAACATCCTCCCTCCGAGTCTGGGCTGTTACTGTTGTAGTACATGGATACAAATCGATCGGCATGAGGACCATTTTCTACATAATGTTACATGGATacttgacccccacccccccaaaaaatgtctagtgctaatgagaaaaaaaggaatggtttCCTAATAAACTGATATGTGAGTAAAATATACAGcatgttaatgatttttttagagTCACAGTATGCCTGGAGCATAGCAGGGTGTGAATTATCCTATAACTAAAGGGAATTTGAAGAAGCAAAGGCTTTTAGTCCTCTGAGCGATAGGATGCAAATGTCTTACCACCTTCACACTCGACTTAAGTATGCCTCGTGCTAAAGTGACCCAGTGATACCATTTCCATTTTGAAACTTGAGATTTCTGTTTAGATGCAAATATGATGTGAGTTCCTATTAACATTTAGGATGGCTTTCTAGGATACTGTTGTTTTAAGTATCAGTATGTGTGCCATCCCAGGGACAAGACGAACGGGACTGGAAAAGCACCTGCGTTTTTCAGAAGCCTAGGCTCTATTGAGGAAAGGGGAATTCAAATATTActgttttagaattaaaatgcTGTTTGATCAGTAGGTGGCGCCAGAGAGCAAGCTAGAATTACCCAGGCTTGTGAATTGCCCGAAGCCCTGAACCAGTTATCTCTGATTTCCAGCCTCTACCAGGATCTTCAACTCACCGTGGGCTCTTAATACATATTGAATGACTGAAACATGCTCTCACAGAGTGTCAGCAAGGATAGGTGAGGAAAGCGCATTTAAATGTTACAAGAAaccttgcattattttttaaagattttatttatttatttgacaccggaggagagagcacaagcagagggagcagtaggcagagggagagagagaagcaggcgtcccactgagcaaggagccccagggGGTGCTTAgtgccaggaccctaggatcatgacctgagcccaaggcagtcacttaactaaatgagccacccaggtacccagaaaACCCTTACATTTTTACCAGAGCCCTCATCACTTTGACTTTCCTAGCACACAAACATTAAAATTCTCATGCAGATTAGCTCACTTTTACATAAAGATATTACCCatcctctctccccttttctttggTAATAACAAACTAAGGAAATACACAAAAGGCTATGATGCAGAAACCTTCAGGGTTTGCCTGTTGGAATAGGAAAATCAGCTTCCCTTAGGAAATAGCTGTAAAGTTAGAGTTGTCTCCTTTCTTTGATCCTCAGTATTTGAACACGGGGCGGGGGGATTGCcacaatttattttcatattagcGATGGTAATAATGAGTCATTAACTGGTttggcaagaaaatgaaaaagcttgcagcttgctggttaatattttaataatttcactgCTTTAGAATTATTGctacagctctttttttttttttttaactgagaaggAGAGCACTAACTGGGGgtgtgtggaggggcagaaggtaagggagagagaaacttaagcaggctccaacaccagcgcagagcctgacacgaggctctatctcaggaccctgagatcatgacctgagccaaaaccaagagtcagatgcttaactgactgcaccacccaggtgtcctgcctacagcccccttttttttttttaagattttatttatttatctgacagacagagatcacaagtaggcagagagagaggaggaagcaggctccccgccgagcagagagcctgatgtggggctccatcccagaactctgggatcatgacctgagccaaaagcagaggctttaacccactgaaccacccacgcgcCCCCTGCCTACAGCTCTTAAAGAAACTATTTAGCTGTTCAGTTTTAGCCAGGAAATTTCTATTGTCGTGAACCTACTTTCTAGATCTTTCTTTCCAGAATGCCcctttcttcaaattttaaaggactttttCCTCCTGATTAGAAATGTAATGTGCATTTCAAGatgaaaaacacattatattattttaaaaaattaaagttggggcacttgggtggcttagttggttaagcatctgactcttggtttctgctcaggtcacgatcttggggtcaaGGGgccaagccccacctcgggctctgcactcattgtCAAGTccacttgaaattctctctccccctttcccttccccccaccccgtgcacaccctctctctataaataaataaaatctttctttcaaaaagtaaaaacttaaaaattttgaaattaaagttaCTAGTAATCTTACTATCCAGACATAAAAACTGTGACCATGTtgatggatttccttttttaatggacTTCCTTTGTTTCTATGTTATGTACGTATGTTTTCTACTCCAGTTACAGAATTGGGTTTGAATCAAGCATACtattctgtttatatatttccttttgtatatttatatccCCAGCTAGCTGCTTCCCTCCATACACACCTATACATGcttccacatacacacacccacagagTTGGATATTTTTTAACAAACCACAATGGCAAAATTTGTTCCTTATAATAAACTCTATGCAGAATTGTACAAAAACCAAGCCAGTCATCTCCAGTGCCATTCCTATTATCCTTCTACCCAAGGTTCGTAATGTTAAGTTTTCTCCGTGTACCTACTGACTTACACAGACTCAAAACAATCATGTAGAAAAggtttttccctatttttctagTATTGTACCATACTGTTTC encodes the following:
- the ZFP64 gene encoding zinc finger protein 64 isoform X1, with the translated sequence MNASSEGESFPGSVQIPGGTTVLVELTPDIHICGICKQQFNNLDAFVAHKQSGCQLTGTSGAAPSAVQFVSEETVPAAQTQTTTRTITSETQTITVSAPEFVFEHGYQTYLPTESNENQTATVISLPAKSRAKKPTAPPAQKRLNCCYPGCQFKTAYGMKDMERHLKIHTGDKPHKCEVCGKCFSRKDKLKTHMRCHTGVKPYKCKTCDYAAADSSSLNKHLRIHSDERPFKCQICPYASRNSSQLTVHLRSHTGDAPFQCWLCSAKFKISSDLKRHMRVHSGEKPFKCEFCNVRCTMKGNLKSHIRIKHSGNNFKCPHCDFLGDSKATLRKHSRAHQSEHPEKCSECSYSCSSKAALRVHERIHCTDRPFKCHYCSFDTKQPSNLSKHMKKFHGDMVKSEAAERKDVGRQSGRQVAKLDAKKTFHCDICDASFMREDSLRSHKRQHSEYNENKNSDVTVLQFQIDPSKQPAAPLTVGHLQVPLQPSQVPPFSEGRVKIIVGHQVPQANTIIQAAATAVNIVPPALVAQNAEELPGNSRLQILRQVNLIAPPQPSGCPSEAGAMSQPAVLLTTHDQADGATLHQTLIPTTPGSPQEGSGNQTFITSSGITCTDFEGLNALIQEGTAEVTVVSDGGQNIAVATTAPPIFSSSSQQELPKQTYSIIQGGAHPALLCPADSIPD
- the ZFP64 gene encoding zinc finger protein 64 isoform X2 produces the protein MNASSEGESFPGSVQSGTTVLVELTPDIHICGICKQQFNNLDAFVAHKQSGCQLTGTSGAAPSAVQFVSEETVPAAQTQTTTRTITSETQTITVSAPEFVFEHGYQTYLPTESNENQTATVISLPAKSRAKKPTAPPAQKRLNCCYPGCQFKTAYGMKDMERHLKIHTGDKPHKCEVCGKCFSRKDKLKTHMRCHTGVKPYKCKTCDYAAADSSSLNKHLRIHSDERPFKCQICPYASRNSSQLTVHLRSHTGDAPFQCWLCSAKFKISSDLKRHMRVHSGEKPFKCEFCNVRCTMKGNLKSHIRIKHSGNNFKCPHCDFLGDSKATLRKHSRAHQSEHPEKCSECSYSCSSKAALRVHERIHCTDRPFKCHYCSFDTKQPSNLSKHMKKFHGDMVKSEAAERKDVGRQSGRQVAKLDAKKTFHCDICDASFMREDSLRSHKRQHSEYNENKNSDVTVLQFQIDPSKQPAAPLTVGHLQVPLQPSQVPPFSEGRVKIIVGHQVPQANTIIQAAATAVNIVPPALVAQNAEELPGNSRLQILRQVNLIAPPQPSGCPSEAGAMSQPAVLLTTHDQADGATLHQTLIPTTPGSPQEGSGNQTFITSSGITCTDFEGLNALIQEGTAEVTVVSDGGQNIAVATTAPPIFSSSSQQELPKQTYSIIQGGAHPALLCPADSIPD